The DNA segment AATAGATGTGCGGCATTATTCATTAGTTAGCTCCGTTGCTGATAACCAATTATAACCATATACCGCATATATATAAAGTAAGTTTATGTAATTATTATATTTGTCTTGTTATCTATTAATAATAAATAGAGGTTGGATTATCGTAAAGTAACTTTAACTTTACCCACACAATTCTTGTTTAATGGAGTTCCTTTTTCATCAACACGGCGTAAATAACCGCATTGACTACATGCTATTTTCCCAATAAGACCAATGGGTCTATTTAGTATTTCGACCCATATATGTCCATTTCCGTCATCAATTTCTAGTTTTTTGAAGTTCGTTGTTTTCATAGTATTACCTATATTTTGATAACTATTTAGTTTTAATATATTCAGGTAGACCAATAGCAACACTTAAGCTCGAAAGTATTGAAATTAGGTATAGGGAGGTGAATGAATATGTATTTTCTTTATCTAATCCAACCTCGTTAACGTAAAACAATGCAATTGCGGTCGATACTGAAAATAATATAAAAAAAGATTAAGTACTTAGCTGTGATATTCATTTACTCACCTCACAAAATGATGATTTATAAAAGGCTTGGGCTGCTTAAATTTAATTTTTCAGCCTTTGGCGGTATAGGGCTTTGCCCCTCAAACGCTTTAATTTCGTCTTCACTTGCTGGTCGTAAGAAATAAGTAAGAAAGTAACCCGAATAGTTATAACCATGGTTATCTTCTAAGAATATAGCTATATCACCAGAACAAGCGGTAAAGTGATCTGTCCGGCATCGCCAAATTCGTTTTCCTTTTGTTGGGCAACCAGCCTCCATGCAATTATCCATGACAACTAAATCATCTTTTTTATACATGATTGATTGTAGATGTTTGTATGCCGATTCCCATGCTTGTACTGCAGATGAACAAATACGCCCAAATTCACTTTGGTAATATTTTATTTGCCAATTATTATTTTTTTTTCCGCTTTGAGTTTTGGATTTATCGCTAAACACTGTGCTTTATATGACATTGATTCATTACCCTAAATTTTTATTGATTGAAGCTAATTTTGTTAGGCATTACGTTCTAGGCTTTTAACAAATTCTTGATTTTGTATATTTTTGAAGAAATCCTTTTGATTTATCAGTTCAATCATTTCTTCACCAGAACATGCAAAATAAGGTTTTTTAACGTTATGCATCTCTTTCAACTCTTGGTAACTCAATGGACCGTCACCAGTACCAAAAAACTCATGTATTAAGAATGCTGTTTCTCTGTTTAATACTTCAATTGGAAATGATTCTACACCTTGGGACAATAACCATAGCGTCCTAGTTACACCACCGTTGAAGGCTAGTTTTAGAATACTGTTTTCATAGAGGGCATTTAGCTGAGCTAAAGGTACAGGTTTATCTTTGATTGCAAAACCAAGAGTAGCTCGATCAAACTTATAGTCTTTCGGCATATCTCTCAACAACACACAGTTTATAGTCCTGTGCTTGTCATCTGAATGTAGTGATGAAATTAACCAAAAATAGTAAAATTTTTTAGAACTTACATGGACCACATGAAGTTCATTATCCATGTCACCAAATTCACTGTACATTATTCTCGAATCAGAGTTAGGTAGATTAACTCTCCAACTTGCCCCCTTATAGTTAATTGAATCAAGCACTGCAGGGCTAGGGTTCTCGTATTCGATTAAAGCAGCTTGAAGTTTCAGACATTCAAGTTTTTTTAGGTAATCATAATGGTTATCTAATGGCATAAAATGTTGAAACATTAAGTGGTGATTTTTCATTCAAATAAAGCCTCTATATACCCAAATACAAAAAAGCCCCATATTTTTTCACAATATAGGGCATTACTAGACTTAATGCTTTTTATTGAATTCAGCAATCTGCGTTACCATTGAAGAATTGAAGGTCTTCTGCATATTACTTAGTTTAATACTGGCTTCTTCGCGTTCACGCTGACCATCTTGTTGAATTTTGATCACATCATTTACAGATTTTATCAATGTATTTTGCACATGCTCCAATGTATCAATATCAATCACTGAACGTTGATTCGCTTTTGCAGTCGCAACAGAGTTTTGATGCAACATATCTGCATTTCGTTTTAATAAATCATTTGTTGCATCATCAATGGTATTTGCTAATTCAACACTGTTCTTTTGCTCTTGAAGTGAAATAGCCAAGCTGATCTGATTCTTCCATGCGGGTAGGGTAATGTTCTTCACTGCATAGAATTTATCGACAAGCATTGCATTGTTGCCTTGGATGATTCGAATCATTGGCAAAGTTTGTAATGCTGATTGTTGCAAAATAATTAAGTCACTAACCCGCTTTTCCAGATTATTTGCTACGTGATTTAAATCATAAATTTCCTGAATCACTGCTTGAGATTTATCACCATTCGACAGATCAGCAATTTTTTCTTGAATTTCAGCTTGTCTAAGCTTTCCTGCTGCAGCATAAACGCCTAATTGTTTGTATTCATCGGTTACACCTTCATACATTTTATTAAGCGTGTTAATGCGTGATTTGAGTCCTGTTTGAGTGGATTCGATTTCCAAAACTAAAGTATCGATCTGCTCTTTGGTTGTGCTGAAATTCTCATTCATGTTTTGTTTCATGCCACGGAATTTTCCAATTATCACACCAAATAAACCTTTTGGACGGTTTGGATTCACCAGTGCATTAACATTAACATTTTGAGCTACACGTACAACTTGATTGAGTTTTTGACCAGTTTCATCTAGGTCTTTATTTTTAACTAATCCTAATAATTCATCAGTACAAGATGCCGTTTTGGAAGCGATATTTTTACCATATTCGGCAACTGCAGTAGTATCTAGAGTGTCAAGGTCCTTGGCTGCCGATGCCACAAGATCAAAATCTGCGGCAACAAGACCTAATTCTGTTAAATTGAGTTCTTTAAAGCGCTGTTCAATTGCAACTGCAGGCGGTAGAACTTCAATATTTTTTAATACTGTCATAAGAGTTTCCCGTAGATTCTTAACAAGCGACAAATTCGCTGAATACATTCTTAATATTTAGAGTATAACCATATACCGCAAAATATAATAGTAAAAATTTGTAGCATGATCGATATTTTAATTTAATAAGATGGCTTTTTAAAAAAAATTAATAATAAAGTAGCTTACCCAAAACCAAGGCATAAAAAAATCAAAACCCCTTTTTCTGTAAAACCAGACAAGAGCGTAAGCTATTGGCCAAAGTGCGTAAGCTAAATTCAAACCACGGCGCAAGCATAGTGGTTCGAAGCGCTAGCGTAGCCGACCATCAGTGCAAAATAGATAGTTTAGCCCACAAAAAATAGCCCCTATTGGAGCTATTATTCAATATTCATTTAATCCGAATGGATATTCAAAATTAGTCATCTGTAAACTTATATTGGATGTTTTTGGTATGCTCATTTTCAAGAAAATGTGTAATACAATCCATTTCTGATTTAAGCGAGTTATTAAACTTACTATCGCTGAAACGTAAATAAGCTTCATTAATATATCCCTCTACTAAGTCTAAACGCTCAAGTATGAGTTCTTTATTAAATGTTTGGAGCCACATTGCAGTAAAGTATACACTTGGTCCACTATGCTCCGCTGGTAGTCCCACTGAATTACCCATTAGGTTTTCTCCAATACTTTTACGTCATAATAACTTTGGGCATCTTTTCTGCACAAAATGTATTTTCCGTCTACTGTTAGATAAAGCTCATCCAATAAATCAGATTCATCAGAAAAACTTCTCATAATTCTCTTGCCATAGAATGAAATATTGTAGTCATTCTCTATAACCAATTCGATAGGGTAGCCTGACCCTTCTGTAGAAATGAGTTGAGTTGTAGCTATCCCTAAACGTTCATAGAGATTTTTTGCTACTAAGTCCCAACCAAAAAAATCAACTACTTGCTTTTCAGACTCTACGATCTTGAATCGTTCTTCCTGTTCGTCATAACAAACAAAATAATTATCAGCCTCTCGCTTATAGACCGAGTAATCTACATAATTATCAAAACCTAAACGTGGTGTGCCATCAACAGATTCTAATAGACTACCAATAAAGGTTTTAAGCTCATTTCCAACTTGGATTTTTATTTCTTTAGCTTGACTTTCCATCATAAGCACCTAAATTATTCTCAAAGTTGAAATCAAATAAACCGATAATAAAACGATATAAATCAATACTTATCGTCACAATCTTCGCACATTTCATCTTCTGCGCTTTCATTCGTCACACGTAAACCTGTCTGTTTCCACTGGTCACAATAATCGCAATGGAATACATGATTATCTAATTTTTCGAAAAAAACTTTATTTTCAACAATGCTGTTGTCATAACCAAATTCTTCTAAAACTCGCTTTTGGCTCTTAGAGAAGGTTTCTTCAAGTCCATCTAATTCATTTGCAATTTCTTCAATCTCATCGTCAGATGGGAGGGTGGTTTTTAAGGACATAATGATGACTCACATTAGAGAGAATATTGCTTAATATCAGAGATAAAACATGCTGATAGGCTATCATTCTGAGTTACTACTGCCAATCTTTTAAATTCACGTAATAAGCTTAAAATAGGCTTTCTAAGCTCACCATTCATAGCAATTGTTCTTCCAAAAATCGCACTAAATAGCGTTGCACAATTTAATTTTACCTCTAGACACTCTAGGCTTTGAAAAAGGAATGTCCATGCTGCAAGTTCTTCTGCATTTAAATTATATTTATGCGACAGTTCCATAAAGCTTGATCTGATAATACCTTGTATATCTACACCATTCGCTTTTAAAACATTGAATATTTCAGAATTAAATTTTCCTTTCTTGATCGCAAGTTTATTATCACGACTAACCTTTACATGATTCACAATCAATTGAAGACCAAGTGAAGAACAAACCGTTAAAGTTAGAATTCCAACTGATAATGATGCTGAATGGATTAACATAAGGGTAACTCCGTTGTTGATAACCTATTATAACCATATACCGCATTCATATAAAGTAAATATATGTAAATTATAGTGTTTTTATTTTAAATATCCTTAATTTTAGTAAGGTGAGTCCAGTCGGGGAAAGAAGGTTTTAAAATTCGAGTATCCATTCCTTGTCCGACAGGTCATTCGCGCAAGCAAAACGGTTTTAGAGCGTAAGCGAGGCCTTTTATTGAATGGCAATTAGAAAAAGGCCTACAATTTATGCAGGCCTTTGGTTATGTTTTATTTAGGCATTTGGAAAAACTAAATCTGTTATTTTATAGCGGTAAGGCTTTTCATCTTTAGTGCAAACTAATTGACCATAGCTTTTGTTATATGGTCTAACATAAATAAGTTCTTCACCTTCATATTTAAGAATTTCTCCACCTTTTAGCTCTTTTGCTGCGCGTAATTTTCTATTCTTATTTAGGCGTAGCTCAGTACATTTATTTCTCCAAATGATTGCATCTGGATAACGACAAGTACTTTGTACTAATAGGCGATCAGCACAGTTGTAATAGTATGGCCCAACAGATTCAGACATTTCTTTGTATAGCCATTCGCCTGCGTTACGATTAACCAAAACGACATTAATTACTTTTTCTTTGGTCTGTTTATGTTCCAACAACAAATAGACTTCATTACCAAAAATACTTCTATCAATTAGAGTGTATTCGCTATTATTTTTCGGCACTAATTGAGCATCTGCGAACTCTTTGATATTCACATAGTTTGCATAAATCCCAGTCCAACCCATTTTATTCACCATTGCTATTTGTTGTTGATTATTCATTATAACCATATACCGCAAATATATAAAGTAAGTTTATGTAATTATTATATTTTTTTTATTATTAAAATATAAAACCTCTGAAGTAGGGCTTTTATATGTTCTTTAATCTTCGTTCAAGCAAAATTCACACGCATTGCAAGAAAAACAATACTTACAACCACAACCATCGCTTGTCTCTCCACAATTGCAACAGTCGAGCATTTCACTGCACGTTCGGCCATTTAATTCTGGGAACCTGTTGTTATCGCAACCAATGCTTTCACTTTCACTTTTTACTTTTTTATCACACACGTTCGATCTCCTAAGCCTTTGTTGTCTTGGGTGGAAAAGTCCTGTCTTTCAAGGGATTTATAAAGAAATTTTGAAAACTTGATTTAATTATAATCATATACCACAAATATGTATAGTAAGTTTATGTTAATGCTTAAGATATTCAAAAAAAATACCCCAATATAATTGGAGTATTTTGTATTCTACGTTGGTGC comes from the Acinetobacter sp. TGL-Y2 genome and includes:
- a CDS encoding toxic anion resistance protein, translated to MTVLKNIEVLPPAVAIEQRFKELNLTELGLVAADFDLVASAAKDLDTLDTTAVAEYGKNIASKTASCTDELLGLVKNKDLDETGQKLNQVVRVAQNVNVNALVNPNRPKGLFGVIIGKFRGMKQNMNENFSTTKEQIDTLVLEIESTQTGLKSRINTLNKMYEGVTDEYKQLGVYAAAGKLRQAEIQEKIADLSNGDKSQAVIQEIYDLNHVANNLEKRVSDLIILQQSALQTLPMIRIIQGNNAMLVDKFYAVKNITLPAWKNQISLAISLQEQKNSVELANTIDDATNDLLKRNADMLHQNSVATAKANQRSVIDIDTLEHVQNTLIKSVNDVIKIQQDGQREREEASIKLSNMQKTFNSSMVTQIAEFNKKH
- a CDS encoding plasmid fertility inhibition factor family protein, with translation MKNHHLMFQHFMPLDNHYDYLKKLECLKLQAALIEYENPSPAVLDSINYKGASWRVNLPNSDSRIMYSEFGDMDNELHVVHVSSKKFYYFWLISSLHSDDKHRTINCVLLRDMPKDYKFDRATLGFAIKDKPVPLAQLNALYENSILKLAFNGGVTRTLWLLSQGVESFPIEVLNRETAFLIHEFFGTGDGPLSYQELKEMHNVKKPYFACSGEEMIELINQKDFFKNIQNQEFVKSLERNA